One genomic segment of Drosophila melanogaster chromosome 3L includes these proteins:
- the Non2 gene encoding putative nucleolar protein 2 — protein MSDISSEDLRREIQAVLKDADLATISAKRVREQVEGKLNCSLLSRKKEFDKIVMEVINEQQDEEDEDDDEGKDPDADPDDESEPSEEEDPSSSEEEAAKKKKQSPKKRPQPTKHKAPKKKRKTLNADDSGTESDAGSDSDYEVVKKPAAKKKAKAAGGTGSGRKSTGFTRAYNLSPELSALMGESSLPRHEVVKKVWAIIKERDLYDPKNKQFAICDDELMKVMKIRRFRTFGMLKHLKPHFLD, from the coding sequence ATGTCGGACATCTCCAGCGAGGACCTGCGTCGTGAAATTCAGGCGGTTCTGAAGGACGCCGATTTGGCGACCATTTCGGCAAAGAGGGTGCGCGAGCAGGTGGAGGGAAAGCTGAACTGCTCGTTGCTGAGCCGCAAGAAGGAGTTCGACAAGATCGTGATGGAGGTGATCAACGAGCAGCAGGACGAGGAGGACGAAGACGATGACGAGGGCAAGGATCCCGATGCCGATCCCGACGATGAGAGCGAGCccagcgaggaggaggaccccagcagcagcgaggaggaggccgccaagaagaagaagcagagcCCCAAGAAGAGGCCACAGCCCACGAAGCACAAGGCGCCCAAGAAGAAGCGCAAGACCCTAAATGCCGACGATTCCGGCACCGAGAGCGATGCCGGCTCGGACTCGGACTACGAGGTGGTCAAGAAGCCGGCGGCCAAGAAGAAGGCCAAGGCGGCCGGGGGAACAGGATCGGGACGTAAGAGCACCGGCTTCACACGCGCATACAATCTATCACCGGAACTGAGCGCCCTCATGGGAGAGTCCTCCCTGCCGCGCCACGAAGTCGTGAAGAAGGTGTGGGCCATCATCAAGGAGCGCGATTTGTACGACCCCAAGAACAAGCAGTTCGCCATTTGCGACGACGAGCTGATGAAGGTGATGAAGATCCGCCGCTTCCGCACCTTTGGCATGCTGAAGCATCTCAAGCCGCACTTTCTCGATTAG
- the AhcyL1 gene encoding adenosylhomocysteinase like 1 gives MNNLADTVVVDPGFGGGDKQQQAGPAPQDASVVVPPPATKQSSALKKTSRYRSRSLSASSTDSFSSASYTGSSEDGDDVPPREKVQKNSKGSSDFCVRNIGAQHAFGRREIEIAEQEMPGIIALKKRAAEDKPLKDAKIVGCTHINAQTAVLIETLVELGASVRWAACNIYSTQNEVAAALAESGIPIFAWRGETEEDFWWCIDRCVNAENWQPNMILDDGGDATHLMLKKYPTMFKLVKGIVEESVTGVHRLYQLSKAGKLTVPAMNVNDSVTKTKFDNLYSCKESILDSLKRSTDVMFGGKQVVVCGYGDVGKGCAQALKGQGCIVYITEIDPICALQASMDGFRVVKLNEVIRNVDIVVTATGNKNVVVREHMDKMKSGCIVCNMGHSNTEIDVNGLRTPDLTWEKVRSQVDHIIWPEGKYIILLAEGRLVNLSCSSIPSFAVSITSATQALALIELFNAPPGRYKSDVYLLPKKMDEYVASLHLPTFDAHLTELSDEQAKYMGLNKAGPFKPNYYRY, from the exons ATGAACAACCTGGCAGACACTGTGGTAGTTGATCCTGGATTCGGAGGCGGcgacaagcagcagcaggctgGACCGGCGCCGCAGGATGCCAGCGTGGTGGTTCCTCCGCCGGCCACCAAGCAGTCCTCGGCTCTGAAGAAGACAAGTCGGTACAGGAGCCGCTCGCTTAGTGCCTCCTCAACGGATTCCTTCAGCTCCGCCAGCTACACGGGCAGCAGCGAGGATGGCGACGACGTGCCGCCCAGGGAGAAGGTCCAAAAGAACTCCAAAGGCAGCTCCGATTTCTGTGTAAGGAACATAGGCGCCCAGCATGCATTTGGGCGCAGGGAGATCGAGATTGCGGAGCAGGAGATGCCGGGCATCATAGCGCTGAAGAAGCGGGCGGCCGAGGACAAGCCTCTGAAGGATGCCAAGATCGTGGGTTGCACACACATCAACGCCCAGACTGCCGTGCTCATCGAGACGCTGGTGGAACTGGGCGCCAGCGTGCGCTGGGCCGCCTGCAACATCTACTCCACGCAG AACGAAGTGGCTGCTGCTTTGGCCGAATCCGGAATCCCGATCTTTGCCTGGCGCGGCGAGACGGAAGAGGACTTCTGGTGGTGCATAGATCGCTGCGTTAACGCCGAGAACTGGCAGCCAAACATGATCCTGGACGATGGCGGCGATGCCACGCACTTGATGCTAAAAAAGTACCCGACCATGTTCAAGTTGGTCAAGGGAATCGTCGAGGAGAGCGTCACCGGAGTGCACCGTCTCTATCAGCTCTCTAAGGCCGGCAAGCTGACAGTGCCGGCGATGAATGTCAACGATTCGGTGACAAAGACCAAATTTGACAACCTCTACAGCTGCAAGGAATCCATCCTGGACAGCCTCAAGCGCTCCACGGACGTGATGTTCGGTGGCAAGCAGGTCGTGGTCTGTGGCTACGGCGATGTGGGCAAGGGATGTGCTCAGGCTCTAAAGGGGCAG GGCTGCATTGTGTACATCACAGAGATCGATCCCATTTGCGCCCTGCAGGCCAGTATGGATGGCTTCCGTGTGGTCAAGCTGAACGAGGTGATCCGCAACGTAGACATTGTGGTGACGGCGACCGGCAACAAGAACGTGGTGGTGCGCGAGCACATGGACAAGATGAAGAGTGGCTGCATCGTATGCAACATGGGCCACTCGAACACGGAAATCGATGTGAATGGCCTGCGCACACCGGACTTGACCTGGGAGAAGGTGCGCTCCCAGGTGGATCACATTATCTGGCCGGAGGGCAAGTACATCATTCTTCTGGCCGAGGGCAGGCTGGTCAATCTGAGCTGCTCCAGCATCCCCTCGTTCGCCGTGTCTATCACCTCGGCCACCCAGGCCCTGGCCCTGATCGAGCTTTTCAATGCCCCGCCCGGACGCTACAAGTCGGATGTCTACTTGCTGCCCAAGAAGATGGACGAGTATGTTGCCAGCCTGCACCTGCCCACCTTCGATGCCCATTTGACGGAGCTGAGCGACGAGCAGGCCAAGTACATGGGACTGAACAAGGCCGGTCCTTTCAAGCCCAACTACTACCGCTACTAG